Proteins from one Mixophyes fleayi isolate aMixFle1 chromosome 9, aMixFle1.hap1, whole genome shotgun sequence genomic window:
- the P2RY4 gene encoding P2Y purinoceptor 4, which yields MVDSYTTTFLPSPLPQNATNEDNNCVFNEEFKFWLLPVSYSAVFVLGLPLNLTAIWIFFAKMRPWSPTTVYMFNLALSDTLYLLSLPTLIYYYADRNNWPFGVALCKIMRFLFYTNLYCSILFLTGISIHRYMGVCHPLLSLQRMKARYAHMFCGVVWLSVSICLVPNLKFITVSPRGNDTLCHDTTVPEEFQKYVEYSTAVMTLLFGIPFLVIAGCYGLMTRELMKPQVNGSQQTLPSYKRRSIKTIVIVLTVFIICFLPFHITRTIYYYARLLKADCQLLNVVNFTYKITRPFASANSCFDPVLYFLASEKYQKRLVMALSCACWRRLPVSNSGLETHRRRSNLAVISAEDVHTNGSLGNLLQVREEEGHIGDTEVEHYADKNNPTLVESIGRSVGNEKKRKINGKDFEGRPRKKEENGSEYKKKLGDIVERMHVIECSDIHSKINRSKSERQSERKREKVSEENRGRWSLKHMRDVRWSNHETLEENSWEGDGSSSWNLLVSVSQGEQCLWMSSKEDSEEGKKLQSLPNK from the coding sequence ATGGTTGATTCCTATACTACTACTTTCCTCCCATCCCCTTTGCCACAAAATGCGACCAATGAGGACAACAACTGTGTATTCAATGAGGAATTTAAGTTCTGGTTGCTGCCAGTGTCCTACAGTGCAGTCTTCGTGCTGGGTCTGCCATTAAACCTCACAGCCATAtggattttttttgcaaagatGCGGCCATGGAGCCCGACTACAGTTTATATGTTTAACCTTGCCTTATCTGATACATTGTATCTGCTATCACTGCCCACTCTCATCTACTACTATGCGGATCGCAACAACTGGCCATTTGGAGTGGCATTATGCAAGATTATGCGCTTCCTCTTTTACACAAACCTTTATTGCAGTATCCTATTCCTCACCGGTATAAGTATTCATCGATATATGGGTGTTTGCcaccctcttctctctctgcagagAATGAAGGCTAGATATGCTCATATGTTCTGTGGTGTAGTATGGTTATCGGTCAGTATTTGTCTAGTTCCTAATCTTAAATTTATTACTGTTAGCCCCAGGGGCAATGACACACTGTGCCATGACACAACTGTACCTGAAGAGTTTCAGAAATATGTGGAGTATAGTACAGCTGTTATGACTCTATTATTCGGAATACCCTTTCTAGTGATTGCAGGCTGCTATGGGCTTATGACAAGGGAGCTGATGAAGCCACAGGTCAATGGGTCCCAACAAACTCTACCATCCTACAAGAGGAGATCCATCAAAACCATTGTTATAGTCCTTAcagtatttattatttgtttcttaCCATTTCACATTACACGCACAATCTATTACTATGCTCGGCTACTGAAAGCAGATTGCCAACTTCTCAATGTGGTCAATTTTACATATAAGATAACACGTCCATTTGCTAGTGCCAATAGCTGCTTTGACCCTGTTTTGTACTTCCTAGCTAGTGAAAAGTATCAGAAGAGGCTTGTCATGGCACTATCATGTGCCTGTTGGAGACGTCTCCCTGTTAGTAATTCAGGGCTCGAGACGCACAGAAGAAGGAGCAACCTGGCTGTGATTTCTGCTGAGGACGTGCATACCAATGGCAGCCTGGGCAATCTCTTACAAGTTAGGGAAGAAGAAGGGCATATTGGAGATACGGAGGTAGAACATTATGCAGACAAGAATAATCCAACATTGGTGGAAAGCATTGGTAGGTCTGTGGGAAATGAAAAAAAGAGGAAGATCAATGGAAAAGACTTTGAAGGGAGGCCgcgtaaaaaagaagaaaatggcaGTGAATACAAGAAAAAACTAGGTGACATAGTAGAAAGAATGCATGTGATAGAATGCAGTGACATTCATAGCAAAATTAACAGGAGTAAAAGTGAAAGACagtcagagagaaagagagaaaaggtCAGTGAAGAAAATAGAGGTCGCTGGAGTTTGAAACATATGAGAGATGTTAGATGGTCAAATCATGAAACCCTGGAAGAGAATTCCTGGGAAGGGGATGGCAGCTCCTCCTGGAATCTACTAGTCTCTGTAAGCCAAGGTGAACAGTGTTTGTGGATGAGTTCCAAAGAGGATTCTGAGGAAGGAAAGAAGCTGCAGAGTCTCCCAAACAAGTAA